GCCGAAACGAATCGCACCTGTTGGACAGGTTTTCACGCAAGCTGGTTCTTGTCCAACAGAAACACGATCAACACAAAGGGTGCATTTGTATACACGATTGTCTTCAGGATTCATTCGTGGAATATTGAATGGACAGCCTGCAATACAATAACCACAACCAATACATTTATCGGATTGGAAATCCACAATACCGTTAGCATATTGAATGATTGCACCCGGTGCAGGACAAGCCTTTAAACAACCAGGTTCTGCGCAATGCATACAGCCATCTTTACGAATCAGCCATTCTAAACGATCGTTTTCTTCAACTTCGTTAAAACGCATCACCGTCCACGCTTTTGCATCAAGATCAACTGGATTGTCATAAACCCCAACACATTGTGCATTGACATCAGAGCGAATATCATTCCACTCTGAACAACCCACTTGGCAGGCTTTACATCCGATACAAGTTGAAACATCAATTAATTTTGCGACTTCGACTTTATGATCTCTCGCTTGTGGTGCTGGTGTTAAACCAGATGTTGCGGAGATTTTAATAACGTCTTGCGTTTGAACGCCTTGAGCAGTTCCGGCCATATTATGCCTCCCCAACTTTTTCAATATTTACCAAGAATGTTTTGTATTCTGGTGTTTGCGTGATTGCCTCACCCCAAGATGGTGTTAAGGTATTAGTAGAGAATCCACGGTTACCTTTGCCATTCAATGCCTTCATATTCCAGTGAATTGGAAGACCTATATGGTGTACGACACGTCCATCAATTTCGAGATCTTTAAGACGTTTTGTAACCACGGCAACCGCTTTAATATAGCCACGACGAGAAGTAATTTTTACCATATCGCCTTTTTGGATGCCTTTTTCTGCCGCTAATTTTTCGCCAATTTCCACAAATTGTTGTGGTTGTGCGATGATATTTAATGCGGATTGTGCAGTCCAGCTGTGGAAATGCTCGGTTAAACGATAAGTTGTTGCTACAAATGGATAGTCTTTATTTGAACCAATAAATTCACGATCTTCTTTATAGATACGTAAAGTTGGATCTGTCACTACATTTGGATGAAGTGGGTTTGTATCAATTGGGCTTTCAACTGGTTCATAGTGTTCTGGCATTGGGCCATTTGCAATTTTATCAACGGCAAATAAACGTCCTACGCCTTCTGCGGACATAATGAACGGCCCAGTATCAGAACCTGGTGGTTGCGTGCCGTAGTCAGCAATATCAAACCAGTTCCAGTTTTTACCGTTCCATTTGATTAATTGGCGGTTTTTATCCCAAGGATTACCATTGATATCTAATGATGCACGGCTATAAAGTACGCGGCGGTTTGCAGGCCATGCAAAGCCCCAGCCAATAGTACAACCTAAACCCGATGGATCTGAATTATCGCGATTAGCAGTTTGGTTGCCTTTTTCAGTCCATTGACCAACATATAACCAGTTACCTGATGTTGTTGTACCATCATCACGTAAATGTGCAAATCCATTGAGTAATTGACCTTTCTTGTACATCAAGTTACCGTTTGGATCATAAAGATCTTCAAGTGCATAACCATTTAATTCTTTGGCTAATTCAACCGCACTTGGTGAGTGTGGTTGAGCATAATTCCAAGTCATTGCTTCAAAAGATTTAATGCCTTGACCACCCTCTTTTTTATAAAGTTCGTGCATTTCTTCGCGTAGCATAGAAAGAATATCAACATCAGGTAAGGCTTCTCCCGGTTGATCGCAACCTTTCCAGTGCCATTGAGCCCAGCGACCAGAATTAACGATTGATCCGTCTTCTTCTGCGAAACAAGTAGTTGGTAAACGGAAAACTTCTGTTTGAATTTCCGCAGGATTTACATCATTTGACTCACCAAAATTTCTCCAAAATTCTGATGATTCAGTTTGTAATGGATCCATAACGACTAAGTATTTCAGTTTACTCATACCAGATAACGTTTTATTTTTATTTGGTAGTGCATTTAATACGTTAAAACCTTGTAAAATCCAACCGTGTAATTTGCCTTCATTCATCAATTTAACGTGAGTAATCGGATCATATAAGCGATCTGCTTTTGGTAAGAAATCGAATCCCCAGCCATTTTCCTTAGTGGCATTATCTCCGTAGAAAGTTTTCATCATACTGACAAAGAATTTTGAAGTATGACGATAATAGTTCACTTGGTTTGGAACGATATCTTTTGGTGTAATTGCGTTAATGTATTGATCGTAAGAGGTATCTTTATCGTTTGGCAAACGCATATAACCTGGTAAAGACATTGGCAATAAGCCCATATCTGTCGTACCTTGAACATTGGAGTGTCCACGTAATGCGTTAATACCGCCACCTGGCATCCCCATATTACCTAAAAGTAATTGGATTATCGCCATTGAGCGAATATTTTGTGTACCGATTGAATGCTCTGTAAAACCTAATGCATATAGATGCGTCATCGTTTTATTTGGTACTGATGTCTTACCAATTTCTTCACAGATTTGTAAGAAGAGTTTTTGTTTTACACCTGTAATACGCTCAACCATTTCTGGGGTATAACGAGAAACGTGCTCTTTTAAGATGTTAATGACACAACGAGGATGTTGTAATGTCATATCACGTTTAGCGTGACTATTTTCATCAAATTGGTAGTTCCATTTAGATTTATCGTAGTTACGTTTTTCTTCGTCATACCCTACAAATAAACCATCTTCAAATTTGAAACCTTCATCAATTAAGAATGAAGCATTGGTATAGTGTTTAACATATTCGTGTTGAATTTGATTCGTTTCCAATAGGTAACGGATCACGCCCATTAAGAACGTAATATCAGAACCAGAACGAATTGGTGCGTGTAAATCTGCAACGGATGCTGTACGGTTAAAACGCGGATCAATAACGATGATTTTCGCACCGTTTTTCTTCGCTTCAATTGCCCAACGGAAGCCAACAGGATGAGCTTCTGCAGGGTTACCGCCTTGAACGATGATTAAGTTGGCATTTTTAATATCAACCCAGTTATTTGTCATGGCACCGCGACCAAATGATGGAGCAAGACTTGCTACCGTTGGTCCGTGTCAAGTATTCGCTTGGTTACATACTGGCACCATACCGAGCATTCGAATCCACTTTTGCGTTAATAACGCAGCTTCATTGCTCATTGCTGATGCAGTCATAATTCCTGTCGTTGCCCAACGATTAACCGTTTTTCCACTTGCATCTTTTTCAACAAAGTTGGCATCTCGGTCATCTTTCATTAAACGAGCAATACGTTTAATGGCATCTTTCCAAGAAATTCGTTCCCATTTATCAGAACCGGGTGCACGATATTGAGGATATAAAGAACGGCTTTCACTATTGACATAATCGAGTGCACCAGCACCTTTCGGGCAAAGTGCACCACGACTGACTGGGTGATCTGGATCGCCTTCAATATGAAAGAGTTTTGAACGAGTATTTGTGCCAGTATGGCTACCTAATGAATTGTAAGGTTTGCCTGTGCTATATAACAACATACCGCAACTTACAGCGCAGTATGTACAGGTGTTACGGGATTCAAACGCACGTAATAATTTATATTCGCGTGGTGCAGCTAATACATTTGCTGGAGCAAAGCCCAACATTGCAGCTGACGTTCCCGCCATACCTCCTGCACAGATCTTGAAGAATTTTCTTCTTGAGACCTGCATAATCACTCCTTTCAACAACAAGTTGTTGAGATATTATAGATAGTAATAAAATTCGTTTAGTAGCTAGATTATGTTGATTTCGTTAAAATAACACTCTCTAGTATATAAATCATCGAAAAAACGCTGATTTATTAGGTGGCTAGGATAACGATTTTTTAACGATAAATCCATAATCAAATAATATTAGCTTCAACAAATATTGTGATCTAGATCATAAATATAAAAATAATTTAACAGATTTTTTACATTTAACTGATGGGCAGGTAATAAATGCAGTGCTGGATTCGACAAACTATCAACTTTTTTAGAAAGATAAAAAATACAGAAAAATTGACCGCACTTTTACAACAAAAAGAGGACATACTGGCTGTTGAGATGCCAGTTTCTTTGGTATATAACGGCATTTCTCACGCAGTTATGATGTGTTCCCCAAACAATTTAGAGGATTTTGCTTTAGGCTTTTCTCTAACAGAGGGAATTATCAATCAACCAGAAGATATTTATGGTATTGATCTTGTAGAAGTTTGCAATGGTATTGAAGTGCAAATTGAACTTTCTAGCCGTAAATTTATGGCATTAAAAGAGCATCGTCGTAATCTTACGGGGCGTACTGGTTGTGGTATTTGTGGTACAGAACAATTGAATCAAGTATATAAAACTTTTCCAAAATTAGACTGTACTTTTCAATTTGATTTAAATTTGCTAGATAGTTGTCTTATTGATCTTCAAAAAAATCAATTACTTGGATGTAAAACTGGTGCTACCCATGCTTGTGCATTTTTCGATTTATATGGAAATATGTTAGCTATTTACGAAGATGTAGGTCGCCACGTTGCGTTAGATAAATTGCTTGGTTGGCACGCAAAATTGGGTAAGCCTAGAGGTTTTATTTTAGCCTCCAGTCGAGCGAGTTATGAAATGGTGCAAAAAACAGTGGCTTGCGGGGTGGAGATGTTAGTCACGATTTCCGCCGCAACGGATTTAGCAGTAACAATGGCAGAGAAACATAATTTGACTTTAATTGGTTTTGCTAGGGAAGGAAAAGGAAATATTTATAGTGGGCATCAACGACTTCACAATTAACCCCAATCAAGAGAGTGATTTGAGGTTTTGTTGTTGATTAATTTACCATCCAGCTTGTGACTGCGATAAAAATTGCAAAGATGCAAAACCAAGTTATGTGTAGTTTTGTGCTTTTACGATTGACTTCTTCATTATGTAAGCGTAGAGCTTCTAATCTTTGTTTGTAAATCTCTAGATCTTTTTGTTTGAAAGAAAAACCGCAATTAGGGCAATTTTCTGCATTTTCACTAATCTTTTTTCTGCATTCGGGGCATCTTGTTAAGGACATATTTGCTCTATACCTATTCAATTACTTATTTGTTAGTATTTTAATAGATGTTTTAGATTTTACAAATGTGATACAAGTCACAAATCTTATAAAAATCTTTAAATTCAATTTTTTATTTGACGTAATTTGAAATAGAATACAGCCGCTTGTTTAGGGCATATAAATACCTTTACTTTATTTTTTGAGGAGCCTTCCTA
The Haemophilus influenzae DNA segment above includes these coding regions:
- the fdxH gene encoding formate dehydrogenase subunit beta, translated to MAGTAQGVQTQDVIKISATSGLTPAPQARDHKVEVAKLIDVSTCIGCKACQVGCSEWNDIRSDVNAQCVGVYDNPVDLDAKAWTVMRFNEVEENDRLEWLIRKDGCMHCAEPGCLKACPAPGAIIQYANGIVDFQSDKCIGCGYCIAGCPFNIPRMNPEDNRVYKCTLCVDRVSVGQEPACVKTCPTGAIRFGSKEEMKIYAEQRVVDLKSRGYENAGLYDPPGVGGTHVMYVLHHADKPELYNGLPKDPQIDLSVTLWKDVLKPVAAVAMGGLALAEVAHYLTVGPNVEEDVEDHHHEFEENKPSKGENNE
- the fdnG gene encoding formate dehydrogenase-N subunit alpha; protein product: MQVSRRKFFKICAGGMAGTSAAMLGFAPANVLAAPREYKLLRAFESRNTCTYCAVSCGMLLYSTGKPYNSLGSHTGTNTRSKLFHIEGDPDHPVSRGALCPKGAGALDYVNSESRSLYPQYRAPGSDKWERISWKDAIKRIARLMKDDRDANFVEKDASGKTVNRWATTGIMTASAMSNEAALLTQKWIRMLGMVPVCNQANTUHGPTVASLAPSFGRGAMTNNWVDIKNANLIIVQGGNPAEAHPVGFRWAIEAKKNGAKIIVIDPRFNRTASVADLHAPIRSGSDITFLMGVIRYLLETNQIQHEYVKHYTNASFLIDEGFKFEDGLFVGYDEEKRNYDKSKWNYQFDENSHAKRDMTLQHPRCVINILKEHVSRYTPEMVERITGVKQKLFLQICEEIGKTSVPNKTMTHLYALGFTEHSIGTQNIRSMAIIQLLLGNMGMPGGGINALRGHSNVQGTTDMGLLPMSLPGYMRLPNDKDTSYDQYINAITPKDIVPNQVNYYRHTSKFFVSMMKTFYGDNATKENGWGFDFLPKADRLYDPITHVKLMNEGKLHGWILQGFNVLNALPNKNKTLSGMSKLKYLVVMDPLQTESSEFWRNFGESNDVNPAEIQTEVFRLPTTCFAEEDGSIVNSGRWAQWHWKGCDQPGEALPDVDILSMLREEMHELYKKEGGQGIKSFEAMTWNYAQPHSPSAVELAKELNGYALEDLYDPNGNLMYKKGQLLNGFAHLRDDGTTTSGNWLYVGQWTEKGNQTANRDNSDPSGLGCTIGWGFAWPANRRVLYSRASLDINGNPWDKNRQLIKWNGKNWNWFDIADYGTQPPGSDTGPFIMSAEGVGRLFAVDKIANGPMPEHYEPVESPIDTNPLHPNVVTDPTLRIYKEDREFIGSNKDYPFVATTYRLTEHFHSWTAQSALNIIAQPQQFVEIGEKLAAEKGIQKGDMVKITSRRGYIKAVAVVTKRLKDLEIDGRVVHHIGLPIHWNMKALNGKGNRGFSTNTLTPSWGEAITQTPEYKTFLVNIEKVGEA
- the fdhD gene encoding formate dehydrogenase accessory sulfurtransferase FdhD, producing the protein MQCWIRQTINFFRKIKNTEKLTALLQQKEDILAVEMPVSLVYNGISHAVMMCSPNNLEDFALGFSLTEGIINQPEDIYGIDLVEVCNGIEVQIELSSRKFMALKEHRRNLTGRTGCGICGTEQLNQVYKTFPKLDCTFQFDLNLLDSCLIDLQKNQLLGCKTGATHACAFFDLYGNMLAIYEDVGRHVALDKLLGWHAKLGKPRGFILASSRASYEMVQKTVACGVEMLVTISAATDLAVTMAEKHNLTLIGFAREGKGNIYSGHQRLHN
- a CDS encoding zinc ribbon domain-containing protein, with product MSLTRCPECRKKISENAENCPNCGFSFKQKDLEIYKQRLEALRLHNEEVNRKSTKLHITWFCIFAIFIAVTSWMVN